One genomic window of [Limnothrix rosea] IAM M-220 includes the following:
- the ntrB gene encoding nitrate ABC transporter permease, translated as MAVTSKRLPKSAYARPKESLWQNENFLAFLLFLGALITFLTVWEIGARMELLAKGMPTASKTLEELWWWTTHPFFDNGPNDLGIGWNLLISLRRVAIGYIAASVVAVPLGILIGISPIARKGFNPFIQLLKPVSPLAWLPLGLYILRDSEQTGVFIIFISSIWPTLINTSFGVANVSKEYLDVTKTLGASRFRTIFKVIIPAALPNILSGLRISMGIAWLVIVAAEMLLGTGLGYFIWNEWNNLYIPNILVAIFIIGLVGLILDSCFAAVEKFVAFGRK; from the coding sequence ATGGCAGTCACTAGTAAACGACTACCAAAATCAGCCTACGCCCGACCGAAAGAATCCCTTTGGCAAAACGAAAATTTTCTGGCATTTTTGCTATTTCTCGGTGCGCTGATTACCTTTCTCACCGTCTGGGAAATCGGCGCTCGCATGGAGCTTCTCGCCAAGGGGATGCCTACTGCTTCTAAAACCCTTGAGGAATTGTGGTGGTGGACGACCCACCCCTTTTTCGACAATGGCCCTAATGACTTGGGGATTGGGTGGAATTTACTGATTAGTCTCCGGCGGGTGGCGATCGGCTATATTGCAGCTTCTGTGGTCGCTGTCCCCCTCGGAATTTTAATCGGCATTTCTCCCATCGCCAGAAAAGGTTTCAATCCTTTTATCCAGCTGCTGAAGCCCGTTTCTCCCTTGGCTTGGCTACCCCTCGGTCTCTATATCCTGCGCGATTCGGAGCAGACTGGTGTCTTTATCATCTTCATTTCTAGTATCTGGCCGACATTAATTAATACCTCCTTTGGTGTTGCGAATGTCAGTAAAGAATATTTGGACGTGACAAAAACCCTTGGTGCTTCTCGCTTCCGAACTATTTTTAAGGTAATTATTCCAGCTGCCCTGCCCAACATTTTGTCGGGTCTCAGGATCAGTATGGGGATTGCTTGGCTGGTGATTGTCGCGGCAGAAATGCTGTTGGGAACGGGGCTCGGCTATTTCATTTGGAATGAGTGGAATAACTTATATATTCCCAATATTCTGGTGGCGATTTTTATCAT